The following is a genomic window from Tissierellales bacterium.
AAGGTTACCTTTCTGGTTTAAATGGAGAGGTTGATAAGGGAGAAGAATTTCTAAGCCTTGGAGAAGAACAAATAAATAGGTTAAATACAAAGATAGAAGAAGATAAAAAGAAAAATAAAGATGTTGGATTACTGAAAAAGTCAATAGAAGATATGAAATTTTCATTAAAATCTAATAGTAGTCAATTGTTAAAAATTAAAAAAGATATAATAATAGGAAATTTAAAAAAACTGGAGGAATAGCGGGGTGATAGTGTGACAACAGAGGCTATAAAAGACTTCTTTATTATAAATGGGAAAATGGAAAAAGTAGCTGATACAAATATATTTGAAAAGATAACTAAACCACTAATATATGAGGTAATACGAGTTATTAATGGGATTCCTATCTTTTTAGAAGAACATTTGGAAAGGTTTGAGAAATCTGCTCGTCTTACAGGTTATTCTGTTAGTAGAACAGTAGAAGAAATTATTGAAGATATAGAAAGACTAATTTCAAAAAATAACATTAGAAATTTAAATATAAAGTTATTATATACGGAAATACAAGGAAATGAGAACATTTTTTTAGTTTATTTCATAAAAAGCTATTATCCAGAACCAGTTTTGTATGAAGAGGGAATTCACACTATTTTATACCACTATGAAAGAGAAAAACCAAATGTAAAAAAATTAAATTTAAATTTTAAGGAAAATGTTAATAATAGATTAAAAGAAACTAATGCTTTCGAAGGATTATTAGTAAATAGGGAAGGATGTATAACTGAAGGTAGTAGATCTAATATATTTTTTGTTATAAGAGAGAATGTATATACTGCGCCTAAAGATGAGGTGCTATTAGGAATAACAAGAAGTCGAGTGTTGGAAGTCTGTAAGAAATTAGATTTG
Proteins encoded in this region:
- a CDS encoding aminotransferase class IV, which codes for MTTEAIKDFFIINGKMEKVADTNIFEKITKPLIYEVIRVINGIPIFLEEHLERFEKSARLTGYSVSRTVEEIIEDIERLISKNNIRNLNIKLLYTEIQGNENIFLVYFIKSYYPEPVLYEEGIHTILYHYEREKPNVKKLNLNFKENVNNRLKETNAFEGLLVNREGCITEGSRSNIFFVIRENVYTAPKDEVLLGITRSRVLEVCKKLDLKVLEENIFLEDLKIVDGAFMTGTSVNVLPITTIEEKTLNSVNNNIIKKISDEYIREIKNYILNKS